AATAATCTAGAAAAAAATCCCACTGGTTAACCCTCATTAACTAACTGAACTGCCTTTAAAATATCATGACTATTTGCCATTCAACAACGGCTTTTCATACCATTGTAATTCTACGTCATCATCAAATATGTGTTGACTAAATATTACGGGAACATTGTCGTCACGTTCACGTCTTCGATCGTCAATAATCATGCTTTCTGCATTTTTGACCGCAATCACACTATTTCGTTTATAGAGCACCAATTTGTTTTCTGGCAATGCGGAAAGAAAATCGATATCAAAGCGGATATAAATGGGTTTAAGTTGACCCAACGCCAGGCATGCAAGATCAGCCAACTGTTCGTTGGTATAACTAGAAACATATTTATCACTACTCAAAACATGTCCAACGAGTGTTTCCATATAGTTATGTACATCCACACTGATTTGCATACCACATCTCCGTCTATAGCGTTTAATAATGTCATTCTTAATAATGGACTAATATTGACCATTAATGTTTACATATGACCTTTTGATAAGTATCCATAACGAC
The DNA window shown above is from Vibrio artabrorum and carries:
- a CDS encoding late competence development ComFB family protein, encoding MQISVDVHNYMETLVGHVLSSDKYVSSYTNEQLADLACLALGQLKPIYIRFDIDFLSALPENKLVLYKRNSVIAVKNAESMIIDDRRRERDDNVPVIFSQHIFDDDVELQWYEKPLLNGK